Proteins encoded by one window of Bubalus bubalis isolate 160015118507 breed Murrah chromosome 4, NDDB_SH_1, whole genome shotgun sequence:
- the SLC25A17 gene encoding peroxisomal membrane protein PMP34 yields the protein MSSVLSYESLVHAVAGAVGSMTAMTVFFPLDTARLRLQVDEKRKSKTTHMVLLEIIKEEGLLAPYRGWFPVISSLCCSNFVYFYTFNSLKAVWVKGQHSTTGKDLVVGFVAGVVNVLLTTPLWVVNTRLKLQGAKFRNEDIVPTSYSGIIDAFHQIIRDEGILALWNGTFPSLLLVFNPAIQFMFYEGLKRQLLKKRTKLSSLDVFLIGAIAKAVATTVTYPLQTVQSILRFGRHRLNPENRTLGSLRNILYLLHQRVRRFGIVGLYKGLEAKLLQTVLTAALMFLVYEKLTAATFMVMGLKSTRKH from the exons GGAAGCATGACAGCGATGACAGTATTTTTTCCCTTGGATACAGCTCGACTTCGACTTCAGG TTGATGAGAAAAGAAAGTCCAAAACGACACACATGGTGCTCCTGGAGATCATTAAAGAAGAAGGCCT CCTGGCACCATATCGAGGGTGGTTTCCAGTTATCTCCAGTCTCTGCTGCTCCAATTTTGTATATTTCTACACTTTTAATAGCCTCAAAGCAGTCTGGGTCAAAGGTCAACATTCTACTACTGGAAAAGATCTGGTAGTTGGATTTGTTGCAG GGGTGGTGAATGTGCTGCTCACAACTCCACTCTGGGTGGTAAACACCAGACTGAAGCTGCAAGGGGCAAAATTTAGGAATGAAGACATTGTACCGACCAGCTACAGTGGTATCATTG ATGCTTTTCACCAGATCATCCGGGATGAAGGGATCCTGGCTTTATGGAACGGCACCTTTCCCTCCCTACTGCTGGTCTTTAATCCCGCCATCCAGTTCATGTTCTATGAAGGCTTAAAACGGCAGCTTTTAAAGAAACGAACGAAG CTTTCTTCCCTGGATGTGTTCCTCATTGGCGCAATTGCCAAAGCAGTCGCCACCACGGTCACCTATCCTTTGCAGACAGTACAATCAATTCTGAGG TTTGGACGTCACAGACTCAACCCAGAAAACAGAACACTGGGGAGTCTTCGGAACATTCTCTATCTCCTTCACCAGCGAGTAAG GCGTTTTGGAATTGTGGGACTCTACAAAGGCCTTGAAGCCAAGCTGCTGCAGACAGTCCTGACTGCTGCTCTCATGTTCCTCGTTTACGAGAAACTGACGGCTGCCACCTTCATGGTCATGGGGCTGAAGAGCACGCGCAAGCACTGA